A genomic region of Chloroflexota bacterium contains the following coding sequences:
- a CDS encoding RNA-binding protein, producing MNIFVGNLPFMTTDDELHELFARYGEITRATVIKDRVTGKSRGFGFVEMMDDEMARQAIEALNGSDLQGRALTVNEARPRESRPRSGGGGYGGGGGGYGGGGGGGGYGGGGGGYGGGGGGRY from the coding sequence ATGAATATCTTTGTAGGCAATTTGCCGTTCATGACGACCGATGACGAGCTCCATGAGCTCTTCGCACGGTACGGCGAGATCACCCGAGCCACGGTGATCAAGGACCGCGTGACTGGAAAGTCGCGTGGGTTTGGTTTCGTCGAGATGATGGACGATGAAATGGCACGCCAGGCGATCGAGGCTCTCAATGGGTCCGATTTGCAGGGCCGGGCCCTGACGGTCAACGAGGCGCGTCCGCGCGAGTCGCGCCCGCGTAGCGGTGGCGGTGGCTACGGCGGCGGTGGTGGCGGCTACGGCGGCGGAGGCGGTGGCGGCGGCTACGGCGGCGGCGGTGGCGGCTACGGCGGCGGAGGCGGCGGGCGCTACTAG
- a CDS encoding SAM-dependent methyltransferase, whose product MAASLYDELHGFYSRAPSRSGDYFTSVTVHPQLFGTLLARHLDDVWTALGKPRPFRVVELGCGDGTLARQLASAAQEHPWREHLAYVGVERSAQARARARTQVPTAAFVASLDAIDAGPAAAFISNELFDALPVRLLQRNRGHWVELRVGLSDHLLTLEPFPVDGASTDYALRYGQGTPDGGVIEMRKGVSDVYANVRRIAAQWVMTSIDYGGLAADVHGPRFSQGTMLAYRQHRASEDLLADPGASDLTAHVNFSELIDAGARAGATAALLGTQGDFLTALGIGEHLPAVQRRLNVSVADYAREREAVFQLVSPTDLGRFRVLVQARDAVIDGLRGLGTPAATPQPATGKDDG is encoded by the coding sequence ATGGCGGCGTCCCTCTACGACGAACTCCACGGCTTCTACAGTCGCGCGCCGTCGCGGTCCGGCGACTACTTCACCAGCGTCACCGTGCACCCGCAACTCTTCGGCACCCTCCTGGCGCGGCACCTCGACGACGTGTGGACGGCGCTTGGAAAGCCTCGGCCATTTCGGGTGGTGGAGCTTGGCTGCGGTGACGGCACGCTGGCTCGCCAGCTTGCGTCGGCCGCCCAGGAGCACCCTTGGCGCGAGCACCTCGCCTACGTGGGTGTCGAGCGCTCCGCCCAAGCACGGGCGCGGGCCCGGACACAGGTTCCGACGGCTGCCTTCGTGGCGTCGTTGGACGCCATTGACGCCGGCCCGGCCGCCGCATTCATCAGCAACGAGCTCTTCGACGCCCTGCCCGTGCGGCTGCTGCAACGCAACCGCGGCCATTGGGTCGAGCTGCGCGTGGGCCTGAGCGACCATCTCCTGACCTTGGAGCCTTTTCCGGTGGACGGCGCCTCCACAGACTATGCGTTGCGCTACGGCCAAGGCACTCCCGACGGCGGAGTCATCGAGATGCGCAAAGGGGTGTCCGACGTCTACGCAAACGTCCGTCGTATCGCCGCACAATGGGTCATGACCAGCATCGACTACGGAGGTCTCGCGGCCGACGTGCACGGCCCGCGATTCAGCCAGGGAACGATGCTGGCCTACCGCCAGCACCGCGCCTCGGAGGACCTGTTGGCCGATCCGGGCGCATCGGACCTGACGGCGCACGTAAACTTCTCCGAACTCATCGACGCGGGAGCACGCGCCGGCGCGACGGCGGCGCTCTTGGGCACGCAGGGAGATTTCCTCACGGCACTGGGAATCGGCGAGCATCTGCCGGCGGTGCAGCGCCGTCTGAACGTTTCGGTCGCGGACTATGCGCGAGAGCGGGAAGCCGTCTTTCAGCTCGTTTCCCCCACGGACCTTGGAAGATTTCGTGTGCTGGTGCAGGCTCGCGACGCAGTGATCGACGGATTGCGTGGACTGGGGACACCCGCAGCCACGCCACAGCCCGCCACCGGGAAGGACGACGGATGA
- a CDS encoding aspartate ammonia-lyase: MTTRTETDPLGDLEVPADALYGVQTQRAVENFDISGIGPHPAFIWATVVIKKAAAIAHKRTGRLEANLADVIVQAADEVLADGLHQDQFVVDVFQAGAGTSHNMNANELLANRANELLGGERGAYAPVHPNDHVNMAQSTNDIIPTAIALAALKLLQDLYVSLDGLADAFDEKARDWDGIVKSGRTHLQDATPVRLGQEFGAYAEAIRRDAAFIRDAEAQVQELSLGGTAVGSGLNAEPEYQAEVIDVIAEVTGLDVRRADNLFYSMQSMARFAMLSGALRALAIDLSRIANDFRLLASGPRTGISELRLPALQPGSSIMPGKVNPVMAECLNMVCFHVFGNDAAVQWAAEAGQLELNVMMPCIAYNLCQSIEVLTNATRAFDTRAVRGLEVDDRMLRFWLERNTMLATALAPRIGYAAAAEIAKEAVATGEGVPEVAARLTDIPPDELSAALDPTPMTEAGVRAGGGGGG, encoded by the coding sequence ATGACGACACGGACCGAAACGGACCCCCTGGGCGATCTGGAGGTTCCCGCCGACGCGCTCTACGGCGTGCAGACGCAGCGCGCGGTTGAGAATTTCGACATCAGCGGCATCGGACCGCACCCGGCGTTCATTTGGGCGACGGTGGTGATCAAGAAGGCCGCGGCCATCGCCCACAAGCGCACCGGCCGGCTAGAGGCGAATCTGGCGGACGTCATCGTCCAGGCCGCGGATGAAGTGCTGGCGGACGGGCTGCACCAGGATCAGTTCGTCGTCGACGTCTTCCAGGCCGGGGCCGGGACCTCGCACAACATGAACGCGAACGAGCTGCTCGCCAACCGCGCCAACGAGCTCCTGGGCGGCGAACGCGGCGCCTACGCGCCGGTGCACCCCAACGACCACGTAAATATGGCCCAGTCGACCAACGACATCATTCCCACCGCCATCGCCCTGGCCGCGCTCAAGCTGCTGCAGGACCTTTACGTTTCGCTGGACGGCCTGGCGGACGCGTTCGACGAGAAGGCGCGCGACTGGGACGGGATCGTGAAGTCGGGCCGCACGCACCTGCAAGACGCGACGCCGGTGCGCCTGGGCCAGGAGTTCGGCGCCTACGCGGAGGCCATCCGGCGCGACGCGGCCTTCATCCGCGACGCCGAAGCCCAGGTGCAGGAACTCAGTCTCGGCGGCACCGCTGTCGGCAGCGGCTTGAACGCGGAGCCCGAATACCAGGCCGAAGTCATCGACGTCATCGCCGAGGTCACGGGGCTCGACGTGCGCCGTGCCGACAATCTCTTCTACTCGATGCAGAGCATGGCGCGGTTCGCCATGCTGTCCGGGGCGCTGCGCGCGCTGGCCATCGACCTGAGTCGCATCGCCAACGATTTCCGGCTGCTGGCGTCGGGTCCCCGGACGGGCATCTCCGAGCTGCGGCTGCCGGCGCTGCAACCGGGGTCGTCGATCATGCCTGGCAAGGTCAACCCGGTCATGGCCGAGTGCCTGAACATGGTCTGCTTCCACGTGTTCGGCAACGACGCCGCCGTCCAATGGGCCGCGGAGGCCGGGCAACTCGAGCTCAACGTGATGATGCCCTGCATTGCCTACAACCTGTGCCAGTCCATCGAGGTCTTGACCAACGCGACGCGGGCGTTCGATACCCGTGCGGTTCGCGGGCTGGAGGTCGACGATCGCATGCTGCGTTTCTGGCTGGAGCGGAACACCATGCTGGCGACCGCCCTCGCGCCGCGCATCGGCTATGCGGCGGCGGCGGAGATCGCCAAGGAGGCCGTCGCGACGGGCGAGGGCGTGCCGGAGGTCGCGGCGCGGCTCACAGACATCCCGCCCGACGAGCTGTCGGCGGCGCTGGACCCCACCCCCATGACCGAAGCCGGCGTGCGCGCCGGCGGCGGCGGAGGCGGCTAG
- a CDS encoding zinc ribbon domain-containing protein gives MRCPECSHQNTEGAWLCINCGEKLPRPETTETDLSSETATPDESGRFAPKISENLRRLREQTERERAASEPRTRKAAPSSPSSTLLGLSLPVWAAVAILIIAFVIVVSNLQ, from the coding sequence ATGCGGTGTCCGGAGTGCAGCCATCAGAACACTGAGGGCGCCTGGCTGTGCATCAACTGCGGCGAGAAGCTGCCTCGACCCGAGACGACCGAAACCGATCTGAGTTCCGAGACGGCCACTCCCGACGAGTCCGGCCGCTTCGCACCGAAGATCAGCGAGAATCTGCGCCGGCTGCGTGAGCAGACGGAGCGCGAGCGAGCCGCGTCGGAGCCTCGCACGCGCAAAGCTGCTCCGAGCTCGCCGTCTTCCACGCTGCTGGGGTTGTCGTTGCCGGTGTGGGCCGCCGTGGCGATCCTCATCATCGCCTTCGTCATCGTCGTCTCGAACCTGCAGTAG